The Spea bombifrons isolate aSpeBom1 chromosome 4, aSpeBom1.2.pri, whole genome shotgun sequence genome segment tgtgttcatgtaaagtacagaatatatggaatacatgttttctatcataaaatatctgacaaacCAGTCCCGGTTTTCACTGGACAATCCTGATTTTCAGGAACCGTTTCATGCAGTGGGATTGTGGCCTGGTTTGGGTGATCCTCTGATCTTACTTTAGATCAGCCAaaggaggtctgtgctgttgcagAGCCGACCCCCAGTGGCAGCTCCCACGTGGCCACTCATGACGCTGTACAGCGGAAGGCTACAAGGTGGTTCCTTGGGATGTGGGACGGGGGGGGCAGTCTCTAGTGCTGCCCATTTACAgccttttttttacacaagaTAGGCTCCCTAATTCAAAATCCTGGGGGTAAAATGAAAAGGTGCGTGAGAGCTTAAATTATTAAGTATATGCTCTGTCCATGTTAAAGAtgaccatattttatttatctgtgGCAGCCACCATGGTAAAAAATCATGTGACATTTCTCACTGACAAACCCCACTGTTCTGATTGCTTTATGGTAGGCCGTATGTTCTTTCTCTTAGACCTCCATTCCTTAGCTACCCCCTGGCCGAGGAAGACCATTTATTGCTTGCTTACCGCCATAAAGCGACGCACCGCTCAACATGTAAAATGGCCCGAGGGACACTCTATTTTAGAGTGTGAGATCAGAGCTGTGGCTAGTGGGAATGGATTTACTGTAAcgttttgttttgattttgacattttttatgtaattgagTAAGATTTTTAgtagaagggttttttttttcatacccaGAACACATCCTGAGCTCCAAGAAAAGAggaacatcaggggaggaattaGGAACCAAATCCCTCAATCCCCAAAGAGAGAGACTCATCTCCTCTAACGAGGAACACTTGGAATTTATGCAGGAAGCAGCCAGTTTTGTTCCCCTAATAGCTCTGAAACAGCCACAattcttaagtgttttatgtaaatttcaattattcatatttattcatgttatgctttttttttttttggtttttgtaacATAAATTTGCTTTGCCCCTTTCAGACTATTGGCATGGACGGCTACTGAGAGAGTTTGATCCGAATCGGTACAGAAAAACACATCAGGGTTTATCCACTAACAGGAAAGCTGCAGTTTTAACcctctcacttcactattcattacgaAGGGCTGTGTACTATTGTTCTCCATGTTATTGTCTGTATGGTAATTGCAAAGTTGTAATTAGATGGGTGCGCAGCTAAGGACGAGAAGCCGGAAAGCTGTGTTCTATGGGTAATGCAAATGGTTATTAGCCTCTAGAGCGCTGATCGCGGCAGCgagttggtaaataaaaatgagTGGTACTGCGACCGCAGGGACATGACACGTTGACTGCTGCTTTGCACGTCCATACAGCGAGTTCTTGCAGGACAGGATGTTCCTTTCCCTCCACCCTCCCTCCTCTCTTCCATgacatgtatgtttaatttcACACGCCCTGTTCCCCACCAAAGTGGTGAACTGCCCCATATCCCAAGTCTCTGCTGGGACCGTGAGCTCCGACACGGGTCAGGGGGCAGCTGGGACGCCGTGCCTCTGTTTATATGCAAGCACAGAGCCAGCTGTCCGCTGTGGCTGGTGAAACATGCAGCGTGCGGGATTAGTGCTGTAGTCTGAACAAGgggtcatttaaccccttctttgcgAGACAGGGATATATAACAACTATTAAGCTGTGAGCATACATGTGCTCATGTAATTCTGCACGGACGCATTAGAATACTCGCCATACGCTTTAGGCAGACGGGGCAGGTTCCGTGGGTCCCTGGGCATCTGCTCTTTTGCTCTACGATACACATAGCTATGATTGTAGGGGTTGATCCCTAAATGACACACTCCATTGTTTCTAATATGTATAGGTTTGTAAAACCACTCGGCTGCTCCTGCCCTTtcatcaaaaccttttttttttttttttttttgccttttctggATGAGAGTTGCAAACCTGTTCATCTAGGTCCTGTCTGGGTAACTTGTAATCTGTAACGTATAAGCCCTTGctgtactactactactactctaATCATCCTCAGCCAGTTATGGATGATGGGAGCTTTAGTCCAGTCCCCAATAGGAAGTGTTTTAATCTCACAAATAGCTATattcataatgtagaaaatatGCTAGTTGTAAGAATTGGTTAATATGCACCTATTAGGTGTTAAAAAAGAGGGGGTCATATTTGTACTTCCCCCAACATTCCCTACTTGGTCTGTGTATGTTGCTGTCTGCTGACCCCCAGatctcctgtctgtgtcaccctgtgTAATCTGATTACCGTTGTGTGCCTTCAGGGGCCCAGGGCATCTCCAGAGTTAAGGGGAGGGCAGATCAGGACTTCAGGCAGCTTGTGGGGCGATTCATTAACACCAAATCCAATCGGCTGAATGGAAGGAGCCTGATTACCCTCATATCCCCGCTCTGCTCCACAAGCCAAATCCGATTTGCTTTGAGCAGTTActgtttaaattgtattaatgAATATTCTGAGCATCACATGCAGTAGGGAAATTCAGAATTCAGTGCGAGTAGGTGTCAGAGCCAAAACATAGGAAGGTGCGCTACGTAGAACAATTCAAGAAGTGGTGGGAGTTAGTAGAAGAAGGGGTGTTATATCGCGGGGTTACTGAGCACTGTTATTGGCGTTTATAGTAAGCATCCCCTGGGGGTGATGAACCAGTAAGTTTAAAGGGAAAGTTGGTCCTTGGCAAACACTCAATGGTGCGATCAACACACCATTACTCATATTGCCAGCCTGTGAACAAAGCCACAAACTCTTCTATAACCAAGTAGAAACTTTGCAAATGAATTGACCTTTAGGCTGCCCATCAGAATAGGTCCAGACTGGTGATTAAAATTTGTCCTAGCGTTTTAAGGCCCGGAGCCGATAAAGGACATACGTGCAGCCATTGGCTGGATCAATGGCTTATTCTACGTTCTTACAATTTTGCAGTAGGTGAGGGGCCTGAAGGATACCATCTGCTGCAACAGTGACAAAGGGACCCGGGAGGCGCCATCATTCACCGATCATTTGTCCAGTCCGCATCACTATTATTGTGGTGTCTCATAAATGGTGGCAACCAAATAGTTCATATAATAGTCCTTGTGAGAAAATTACTTGTCTGGAGGTAAAggtattataaattaattaaccaGGAGTTCTGTGAAATACAGTACCGCTCAGAAACCAGGATCCTCACGTATCACTAATTTAGAACAGAAGATGCGTGACCCTGGGAATAAGCTCGTTCACCCAGGAACACAGAATTAAGCCATAAACGTAGCATTAATTTAATGTTACAAGCTTTATGTGGGGCCGGGTTCTCATCCAGGCAATATGTAAACATGCGTCCCAGCTCTGAGAAATTGCCAGTGCCTGGAAACTTGTGTACATTGAGGTCAATCTGTAGGTCTGCACTAAATGAAACATAATagaaaacacaagaaaacaaCTCGCACAAAAGAAACAGGGTAAGTGTTTCAGCGGGCTTCTCGTTTATCCCTCTGCTCCCACTCTTATAGGAAGGGGATTCCCTGCTTCAGTTTATACACCTAACATGGTTGTAGACATAATCGCAACCAATCCTTACCCTCCTACACGTCTCACGATTCCTCCATTCTTGTAACTAATCCTGGGTTTCTAACCAAATGGATGTCGCATACAGTCATATTACCACTGAGGAGCTATAAAAGCATAAGGGGAACACAAATCGTCAAACGGGTATAAGCCAACCCACATTAAACGACCCAAAAAACCTCTTCTTGTagtaaaatatctaaaatattaaatttttttctaaattttggGGGATAAAAGGTAGGCAACATAACTGCTGAAACTATAGTTGAGGGGCAGTTTAAGGCTTAGGACAACTGGTTAGAATGCGACATACCATAAAATCTGTCCCATAATGAATTTTACTATCAAACTTTTTAGGGGACTAGATACGTTACTCTACTTTCACATGCTCCGCACAGTAGCTTAGCTCCACTCCTTTTGGTTTGATGGCTCATTAACCTGTTTAGCAGGCTTGCATGCAATCGTTTAAGAATGATCCCTGCCACTAGTTTAGAAAGTGTTAGGGCTGCACCTTTAGCGTGTCTCGGTGCGCGTTTATAGTGCTGCCAGTTCTGTTCCTCCACGGCTGAAAAGAAAGCTGTCTCccttttaacaaacaaaatgtccaatattgtaagatatatagtattataaagGCATACAGTACAGCTTGTGTCTTTGGAGCAACATGGGAACAAGCACATTACTGCATGTACAACTCAGTTTCTGAAGGGTTTTGTAATATTCAATACTGTGCTGGCTTATTGCTGGGAACTATTTCATTATTCATCTGgtaacagtgtgtgtgtgcatggatgcaCGGAGGCATGGACTGTGGCAAAACAAACTACGTGACCCATGCAAGCTGCCTTGTCCTACATTGTATATTAACACAGGCACTGTAACTCTTGGCGTCCCCCCAATTGCCCTACTGGCTTCTTGTCAAGTACTGGTGCAGAAGCTTGTGTGTCAGCCTCTCATGCTTTCTCTTATTAACAACTTGGACTGGAGGGTGTTTTTCGGAGACTTTAATGTGGTCGCAACAATGATAATGATTAATGTAATTGTGGAACAATTGTGTTATAGTTAGACAATTTAGTAAACAAGTGACTATTTAAACTGTGGTTTCTATACAGATTGTGATGTtgagggctgtagaacacttaGACACTCACACAGCAAACATTTAGAGCTCTGAGAAAAAATGGCATTAggtgaggaaagaaaaaaagaaaggatagTGATGTGTGAGGCTTACCCAAGTAAAAATGAATCCAATGGGTGGTTACATGTATAGCAACTTTCACGCATCGTATATACGGTATCTTTTTTAGAATGGACAGTCccatacctggggacttccTCTTTTGGTTTTGGAAGGGATTGGGACAAGCCTCACTCAAAGAATGAGAGCGACCCTGAGAAGCCATGCTTCATCTGGGTCAAATCCAGTGAGATCACGGAAATGCTCTTAGCTATGAGGACAGTATCCTAAAAGTAGCGTGACATCCACTGTGCGTTGGATAGCATgtccatatttttataaatgagcATAAAGGTCTAGCTGATGGCCTCAATAAATActtctgtttttcttcttctgaggTGTCGTCCTAGAACATTGGATGATGGTGTTTGTAGGAATGCTTCCCCAGATGACTAAGACTTATGTCAGTAGTGGGAAAGAGTAATGCATGTTTAAGGAAAAAGACTGGCAAGTGTCGGGGGGGGTGAAAAGCATTCTACGCAGCCAAGCAACCTCCTCCTGCATCCAACACCTGCAGTCTTGTGTATGTCATGTATACAGAAACATGGAGGAAACACTGGCTAAAAGGGCTGCGCAGGGACAGTCAAGCTCTTGGTGcagaagaataataataataaaaaacataaaaactaaagTGTGGTGATCTCTGTTTGGGGCATTCTGTTTATgtactttatatttttctagTAGAATACAGCACTTTTTTAAGAACCGCCACCCCCCTTGTCTATGTGCAGTCAACTTCTATATATACCctttaaaaatctataaaatgatcatttttagTTAATTTAGATTGAATCAAAAGATTTcgatcggatttctccttggaacAATAAGCcccaaaatattgtttattgtattatttatagctctctaaatatccagacccctttgaAAGCATCCATTGTATTGAAACCAcctctcttggcagtgaattccatacctttattgtccttactgtaaagaatcccttcctttgttgtctatgaaattttcgctcttccagtctcagagggtgacttcttgttctttgtacatttctgttaatgaatagGCCACTGGAGAGCTTTTTTATATTGGCCTGTCCAAATTTATATGTTATAATATCCCCTTTAAGACGCcatttttctaatatatataaatggacctttttagtctctcttcataatgAAGTCCTTCCCCAccccttattcattttttaacccTTCTTTGCACCTTTCCTAGTTCCATAATGTtcttaaggaccggtgcccagaattccACTCCAtcttcaaggtgaggtcttttaacaaggcaagatgatatcccaCCCCCGTGAATGAATACCCTGTTTTAGACATGCCAATATCTTACtggcctttgcagctgctgattggcatTGCACATTGGTGCCATGTCTGTTGTCTACATTTAATACCTTGGTCCATTTTGAGAATTTTCCTATTTACAACAACTCTTTGCAGTTTATCTTTGCACACaagtgcctcattaatggtgtcccgAGAAAGTTTTAAATTGTTTGAGAGcctcatttgggttaaaatggaaTGCAGTCCCActaattcagctccttggtaagcaatatagctgCGAAACAGTAACCTGCTGTgtggaaccgtatcaaatgccttaaaGTCCAAATAGGTCACATCTACTGCCACACCTAGAGCTATATTCTTACTAGGCTTGTTTGACAAGCCCTGCCTTTCACAAAACCATGTTGACTATTGAATTATATTCTGATTTAAGATGGATTTGTggatgtatacctttagcaacacTTCAAATAACTtccgcacaaaaaaaaaaaaaaaacattctggccAAAATAAGGTTCAGCTCTTTAAGTACCCTTTGGGTACACAATGTGTAATTGCTTATGTACTTTCTCCTGTGTTTGTTGTAACGGTTCTATGAAATCAGCCAGAAGGGGCTCAGGCATCAGTTCTTCCTTGGTATATCTGACTAATACAAAATTGACCCAGATTTGCAGCCTTTTTAATTTGCAATAAAAGCTGATCCTCTCCATCTATGCTAATGTTGGGAGACTTGCAGCATATATCTACAAGTAACGTGCAGCCCTTTTTAATGTGTATGCTAACCCCCCACCCATAATGTCTCCACATGGTATCAGGGCCACCACACACACCTTCCTCATGCCAGGCTTTATTTTAGGGTTCAcatataacaacaacaacaacatataacccccccccctctattTACTCCATTCGTTCTAAAAAGTGAGTAAGTGACCAGATATGGGTATCGCCCCACCAAGTTTCTGTGATAACGATCGAATCATACTATTCCTTGCTCACCAATATCTCCAGCTCacccattttgtttgccaagctTCTTGAACCAATTTTGGGTCATCAATTGACAAACACTTCACGACCGCAGGTTTAATTCAATGTACATACTTACTGTCAATGCTACCCTTGTTTTCCTAAAGCTAGACCCCCTCTTCCAATCTACCCTAGCTACCACTCCATTGCTGTCTTTACCCCCCCCACTCAGAATGTAGTTTAAAACCCCAACAATCCCTccagccatcctctcccctaatCCCGCTGGAATAACAGCTTCAGAGTTCAAATATTCAAAGTCAAGATCGGTTAACGTTATAGATAACCACCCACTTGGGGTTAGGGCTTGACTCTCCCTGCTCAGTCTCTGATGGCAGAGGGAACGGTTCCCATGCTCTATTTTATAACACTGCCCCCTTCTCTGACCCCTTGCGGATCAGACTAAAAtggctttattaaaaacagtgAAGGagcaaccacaaaaaaaaaaaaaaaaaaacttgacagAATATacttaacccttttttttttctaagagcAACAGTTGCTACTAGAACAAGAAGAATGTTTCGCTATAAAAAGGGTCCAACTTGCATCTTCTCTGGAAGATCCCATGTCTCCCCCTACTTTAGTAACTTCAACCCTGTAAACGTCTTGCTGAGAACCTGTACAAGGGGTGAGTGGCTTCAACTAGAAATGCAGAGTTGCCCCATCACATCATTAATGTGGAAAATGCATACGTAGAACTCACCAGAACTTTTCCTAGCATCTATCCCAAACGCCAGACCCGAATATCCCTCTTGGACCGCTAAGTGGATTATTTAAAGCatgacattaaaaatgtatttgaatattCTCCAGAAGCATtggatttctttaataaaatatcaacTGAGTGTTTATTACAACACCAAATttgaaacaaaacaatacacaaaagCATACGTCAaagtttttggcaaatgtgatgTGTAGGACCCGATGCAgggttaaattatacatttacctAAATTCTCATTTATTCTGGTGGCATACAAAGAAAATATACCTGTACATATAACAAACTTTTATATAGAACCCCTGCCATTAGAGAATAGTCTATTTCCAgcacatgtaaaaaaacaaaacaaacaaaaaaagaaatactagtTCAGGGACCTGAAGGCAGATGGCAGTTTTGTAACCAGGAGCCAAAATCCGTAAGAGTTATAATGAACATTTTGCCAAAGAGATATGTTGTATTTCCCAAGTGAAATTTAAGTTCAGGGTTCAGCAAGTCCTGCACACTCACTGCTTACAGAtccaacaacaataaaaaagcaccatatatttaaatcaggcacaaattaaaaaaaaaaaaaaaaaaaaagtgcacacATCATCTGGTTACATTTGTCTCGGTaggctttttgtttctttggatgcccagcaatacaaaaaaaaaaaaaatgtatatttatacataaatactttACTAGTCAAGTGCACAAGTTAACAATCATGAAGCGAGGGAGATCATAGAAAATGTTGACTGCTATCAGCCTGTTTGCCAGGTAGACCTCAGCCAAATCAATAAGTAGATAAAACATTGAAACCAGTGAGGGTTCACAGCAACATGAGAGTGTTGAAGAACGAGGTTTATGTTTGACGCAGTTCTGTTTAAACATGCTTCATTTAAAATGGAATTCAAGACAAAAGTTAGGGCAGATGACAAATGCCAGCAAGATCAGCAAAACTGCTAACCTAACAAAATCTAGTGACAACCGATTTCAATGGATTTTTATATAAAGCCTCCCCCCTCCATATTCATACATCAAATCAAGTCAATCCAGTCTAATAAATAGAAGTTCTGAAAGGCTCCTTCCTGGTCACCAGGCTGTGTGTGTCCATTGCCTACAAAGTATTCTTCTGAACGCTTTTCTGAAGTCCTGGTTGAAGATGGTGTATATAACAGGGTTCAGGGAGCTGTTGCAGTATCCTATCCAGAAGAAAAACTGAAAGACACTTTCTGGGACATAACACAGCACAGGACAGATGGCTCCCAAGCTGTAAGTGAAGAAGAAAGGAAACCAGcacaaaacaaacacaccaataACGACAGCCAGGACAAAGGTAAACCTCTTTTCCCTGTTGAGGTGGCTTTTCTTCTTTGCAAAGTCTGGTGCAGAGTCTTTGTTCTTGTTAGCCAGTAACACTACACCTTTGATAGTGGCGACAGTGTCCATCTTGGTTAGGCCGTGACCATTGGTATGCTTTAGGCCATCATCTTGCGGTCTGTTGACCGGCTTCGGTAGTTGGACCGCTTTTTTCTCTGGCGTAGGAGAAGACACCGGGAGAGCTTGCAGAGAATCCTGCTGCATGGAACCAGCCTTTTCTTTTGTAACACTTAAATCTTGACCATGTACAGTTGAACGCTCCAGCCAGGGTCTGGTTGTATGGCTTAAAAACTTAGATGCCGCCACCTTGGATTTGGTAGGGTCTGTGCTTTTCCTGCTCCTTTGTTTTGCTATGAAGTATATTCTAATATACACCAAAATCATAATAAGGCAGGGTGCAAAGAAAGAACAGGTGCTGGAGGAGAGGATGTACCAAGGGTCCTCGTTCAGTTTACACTGGGGTCTTTCGTTCTGTAGATCTTTCTTTTTACCCTTGTAAATAAGTGGAGGCAACGAGATCAAAGCAGCTATGGTCCATACTATAAGGATGATGCACTTTATCCTTCTAGGAGTTCTCTTTGAGTTATACTCAATGGCTTGGCTGACCGACCAGTACCTGTCCAAGCTGATGGCGCATAGGTGCACGATGGAGGAAGTGCAGAAGAGAACATCTAATGCCAAGTACATCTCAC includes the following:
- the ADRA2B gene encoding alpha-2B adrenergic receptor; this encodes MALQLSYSLQATAVIAAIITFLILFTIFGNVLVIIAVLTSRSLKAPQNLFLVSLAAADILVATLIIPFSLANELMGYWYFGKIWCEMYLALDVLFCTSSIVHLCAISLDRYWSVSQAIEYNSKRTPRRIKCIILIVWTIAALISLPPLIYKGKKKDLQNERPQCKLNEDPWYILSSSTCSFFAPCLIMILVYIRIYFIAKQRSRKSTDPTKSKVAASKFLSHTTRPWLERSTVHGQDLSVTKEKAGSMQQDSLQALPVSSPTPEKKAVQLPKPVNRPQDDGLKHTNGHGLTKMDTVATIKGVVLLANKNKDSAPDFAKKKSHLNREKRFTFVLAVVIGVFVLCWFPFFFTYSLGAICPVLCYVPESVFQFFFWIGYCNSSLNPVIYTIFNQDFRKAFRRILCRQWTHTAW